The genomic interval AAAAGCAGCTCGACGAATTCGCCTCGACCAAGCGCAAAGGCAAACCCGACTACACCCCCGATAGCCCGATCCCGGCCAAGAAAGCCAAGCGCAAACGCGCCGCCAAGAAAGCCGCCGCCACCCGCGCCAAGAATGCCAAGAAGAAAAAGGCCGCGCCGAAGAAGGCTGCCAAAAAGAAAGCCGCCAAAAAGCGGCGCTAGAAACAACCGAGGGGCCGCAGCTTTCGCCGCGGCCCCTCCATTGTCAGTCCCCTATGGGCGACAGCTTAAGCGAGGATCAAACCCGTATTCGAGGTGATCCGCGCCGTTCGTGTTGCCCCTGAGTGACAATGAGACATGGATCACCTCCTTTTCTGACTGGCCGGCGACGTTCACCGGCTTCATGCTTGCGAAGATAGGGTGCGTCGCCGCCGATGAAAAGCGCCATGGCTAACGCGTGCTGCGTCTGGCGTATTGTTGCGACGAGTAGGGCACGCGAGGCGAAAATGTGGCGCCGCGAGTTACGGCCGCTCCGGCGTCAGCGAGCCGAGCAGCGTCGCCCGATCGCCGGCCATCGCGACGCACGCGTTGCTCTCGCCGCCGTCGGGATAGCAGAACAACGGACCCTGTGCGCCGCGCGCGCCTTCGTAGGTGTTGCGCGTCACGCCGCTCGCCGGCTGGAAGCCCGGCGGCTTCGCAGCGCCAGCGGGCCATGCCGGCAGCGTGTCAGCGGTCGCCGGATC from Terricaulis silvestris carries:
- a CDS encoding DUF3008 family protein; its protein translation is MPAKSKAQQKAAGAALSAKRGETKRSELIGASRQMYDSMSEKQLDEFASTKRKGKPDYTPDSPIPAKKAKRKRAAKKAAATRAKNAKKKKAAPKKAAKKKAAKKRR